The genomic region TATCCCATCTGGATGGCTGCACCGCTGCAGAGCAGCAGATATTTTGCACACTGTTCACCCAGCTTTAAACAGGAGAGCCTTCTCGGCGGCCTCATCCTCGATTCGAATAGTTGGAGCTGGGGAGAGAGAGACAATGTGGATAGCTTGCTAGTGTTGTCTGCTAGTTAGTAGTGCCCCCGAGATCAGGTTTCTAACTTCCTGCATTCCGGTATCAATAATTGAGGTTTTGTATGGCGCCATGGCGGGTTGCCGGCCATGGCGAGCGGCGTGCCTGTCCTGGGCTGGGACAAGGCAGGGAGAGTGCTGCTCTGACTTTATACTGAATTACTGATACCTTTGCCAAGACACTAGCTACGTACATCTAGCACCTTCAGAGTTTCAGATTTACATTCACGGATTACTATTCCTTCCCTGCAGCTTCACATTCACATTTACAGCATGCACAAAGGGCTGCAAGGCTTTTTTTTCTTGAGAACAAACTGGTCAGATTGCGCGACATCATCCTGCCCTGTTCCTGTCCTGTCCTCTCGCCCACTATTATTAGCTTGCTTCCGCGGCGGAAAGGACCTCCAGCTCGGCCCACCAGAGCGGAGACAGCCTCGGCGTCGCAGCGACCGGCGAGATACCCACGGCCTCCCTCAGCCTGGCGGCGACCTCCCTCATGCTCGGCCTTCGCCTCGGGTCGCTCTGCATGCAGGCCCGGATCACCTCGCCGATGACCGCTAGCTCGTCTTCCCTGTGGTCTCCACCCAGCGTTGGATCAAGCAACGAGGCTACGCTCCGGTCGTCGTTGGTTACGCGCTCCACCAGAGcctaggaagaagaagaagaagaagaagaagaagaagaagaagaaacatAACGTCACCATTTGGTGTTCTTCTTCTGGTTGTTAGAAACATAACGGTGTTCCGTCGATAGCTCGTTACCGAGGTCATCTGCAGGGAGCGCTCGTGTGCGGGGTATGGAGTCGGAAGCTTCCCGGAGATGATCTCAAGCAGCAGAGCACCGAAGCTGTACACATTCCCCGCCAGCAGGCCAGCGGACGACGCTTGTTCGTCACCATTTGTCGTCGTTTTGCCTTGAGAAATCACTTCGTGCCAAACGCTCATGTCCGCTATCTGCAGGCAGGGGGGAACTCAGAGGTTGGAACACCAAGCTGTAGCTAGTAGCTAGCTAAACACATGGAGAGCTGGAGTGCTGGACAGGACAGGAGTATGTACCTTCGCAGCGCCGTCTTCAGATAGCAGTACGGAGCTCGACTGCATGTCAGGGTGCGCCACGGGAGGGCTGAGCTCGTGCATGTGCTGGACGCAGTACGCTAGTCCCATGACGATCCTCATCCTACCTCGCCAAGCGATGCGCTCGAAATCCTCGGCTGCAACGTGTTTTGTTTCCCCCCCGCAAAGCTGTTAGTCCATCACTCGTGCGCAAGTGTTTTTGAGAGCTACTACGACGACACGCACTGCTACTGCTGCGGCTCAAGCTCAATTAATGCATGGTGTGGTTGTATTAGCAAGAAGAGCTTCTGTTGTGCCTACCATGAAGGCTCTCGTGGAGCGTCCCGTTCGGCGCGTACTCGAGCACCATCATCCTGGTGAACGGTTCTTCCTCCTCGCAGAAGCCGAGCAGGTTGACGAAGTTCTTGTGGTTTATTCGCGACAGGGCGTCTACCTGCTTGTATTCATCAAAGCAACAACTCAAATAAGCTAATTTGCGACACACAAATTCCCAAATGGGTGGGCTGTTTTGTCCACAATTCTGATGGTGACCTTTCTCCGGAAGCAGCTCTCTGAATGCTCTGTCCACTCCTTGCTCGACGTGATCATGGTGGACACCACGGCGATCTCGACGCCGGTCGATAGAGTTCCCTTGTAGACGGTGTAGTGCGGGTAGCTCACCACGATGTTGCTGAAGTCCTCGCAGGCACGTTCCAGCTCTGACCGCTGCAGCTTCGGTACTCCTGATGATCGACAGATCAAGCACGTGAGAACAAATCCAGAGAGAAAATTTGATATATAGTACtcgtatactatactatactatagtgCTAGTACCTGTAACGAACGCTTTCTGCAACTGGCCACTGAGCCCGGTCTTCCAAGGCCCAATGGTGGCAACGGCGCTCTTGCGACACAGAAGCCAGCACGCCAGTCCAGCGAGCGCCAGCAGGGCGACCGCCGGAACCGCAACCATGTACAGCCACCTCATGGATCTCGACAGAtaggccgccgccgtcgccggcgTCGCTGGCGCTGCCTCACTCGGACCGTTCTTGCCCCCGTGTGGACCGGGAGACGCTGCCGGAAAAGAGCCGGTTCCATGAGAAGGGACGTGGACGTCGACTGGGACGACGTGCACGCGTGCAGGCGGAGGCAGCGCGGCGAGGTTGGTGTCCTGCTGGTGTAGCAGCAGTAGCCTCCGGTGGCTCGTCCGCGCCGCCGGCAGACCCGCGGCGGCGTCGGTCGTGGCGGAGTGGAGGAGGCTGAGCATGGTCACCAGTGCGAGGAGGGACAGGGAGCTCGACGCGTCCATAGCTCGATCGGCGGCGTGCCCGAAGACCGGTCGCGTCAGATGGGATGCCCGAAGCTCGGCGGCGTGCCTCTACGCGCCGCCCCTCCCCTGAGAGAGAAAAAAAGGGATGCGATCTGCACATGGCAGGCAGAATCATCGGCGTCGTCAGGGCTTGCGTGGCTTCAAGCAGGGAGATACTAGCGGAACGACGGTGGATAAGAGATCGACCGCACCGCCTGGTCACCGGCGACAACCGGTCGAAGAGCATGACTGAGAAGAGGAACTGCCGAACTGGGAAGGGCGGAGAGCTTACGTTGTGTGGATGAAGCGAAGATCCGAAGAGGACGACGACGAGGAACGGGTCGGGGTCGCTTCGTGGCGGTAGTAGGTGCAGGAGCCAATAATGCaataacacacacacacacacttttctttttcctttgttcCGGTGAAAGTGAAAACGGAACGGGGACTGATTGCAGTTGCAGGCAGCGTCACATCTTTTGTCAACGATGCGTTCAATAACAGGGGGGGCTGGGGAATAAACAACAACGCCCCGAGGgacggagacggagacggggGGACGCGCTGGCACGTAGCTCCTTGTCGCGTCGCGCCGCCACGGACGCGAAAGTTTCAAACGCCTAGCGTTCTTATCGCCGCCGCGGTGGGTGGCAGCGAGCGCGCCGGCCGGCAATTCAGTCAGCCACGTGAACCTAAATGCGTACGAACCAGAAACTGCGTCCAGTTTAGCGTATCGCAGTCGCAGTCGCCGCTCGCCCGAACACAAAGAACGAGGCGTGCAAAAGCAGCAACCACCCACCCGGCCGCGCTCGCCGAAAGCTTGTCCCGTGACTGGCGCCGCGACGACGTCGGCGGCGAGGGCGAGGCGACCTTGGGATGATGGGGTGGACACTCCAGAACCCATCGATTTCTAACGGGTCTTGCGGCGCCAGACCTCCCTCGACTGCGCCTCGGCGCGCCGTTGCAGTTGGGTCCCCTCGGGCCTCCCCTGAGCAAGTCGTCGATTTCGGCAGGCGCGCTGCACAGTCTAGACCGCGAGGCCCGAGACCTGCACTCTGCTCTGCACGGTTCACGAGTGAGACAGTAGCAGGCCTCCCTGTGTGTGCGGTGCGCGTGCGACGACCGCGTCACCGGCAGCAGCGGAGCTTGTCCACGGCTGTTTGTCTTGCCCGTCGGCAGTGGAGCCAGGTAAACTGTGAGCCTATTTTGTTAGTGGTGGTAGCTGGTGATGCTTTATTTAATAATGGACATCATTGATCGTTGTCACGGTATGGGGATAGCAATGGAGAGGAAGGATTCAATGGCTTGCACAAGACGCGATCCTGACAAAACGTTAAGGTTACAATAGATAAGCACTCCGCGATGATAGCGAATTAGCGAGTCAGCGACGAACGCTGGGGCATTGACTTGGAACAGTGCTACCGCTACATGGGCTTTGGCCCGATCAAAAAGGAATTCCAGAGAGTGAAACACGGAAAAAAGGTACTTAAACTTATCTTCCTATGTTATCCATGTATCTATCTTGTTGTGTTATCCAGGTCCCTTGGCGACCCTCAAAACAGATTTTCAAGTACCAAACCTTTACTTGGAGTGTCGTTTAACTATAAAACTTTTGAATTTTAATTTCTAGATCTTTAAATTTATCAAAGACTATCGTCATCTAAGCCTACATAAGCTTTAACCAACCCCATTGGTTGGTCGCTAACGCTCTCCACCTACGAGCTTTCCCCTCTATATTCTATCTCTATCTCCATGCCCCCTCTCATCTAGTGTCGAATTGCATCACCTTTACCAATGCATGATCCTCACCTCAGTGCCTTCGTAGCCCTCCGCGTCAAAGGTCAAACGTCATCCATAGTGGCAGCGTCAAGACAATATAATGCTCCGTAGGTGGAAGACATATGCGAACTATTTCTTTGCTATTAAGTTCTTGTCTCGACTAATAATGAGGTGTGGATCTAACCGTTGTGGTATGCATGGTGTCATGCTACAGAGTAGATCAGGTATTATTCAACCTAAATGATATACACCACAACAAAATTTATAATATAGGACAGACAGAAAAGGTATATGCAATATTTACTACCACTATATAAAACCTGTAACAGCTCGTTTGTTTGGATGTAGACATTCATCCTCAAAATTCAAAATTGACATTCGAAAGCTCAAATACATTCAACCTCAAAATTCAGATTTGCCATTCGATAGCTCAAATATCGTTGTTTGGATGCACAAGAATTCAGAACTGGAAATCAAGTCCAACACCAGCTCGGAATTCGCTACACTTGTGCCCCCTTGCCACCGTGCCTCCTTTTTGGTTTGAATTCTAAAAGACAATTTTATGGCCATCCAAACAGTCAATTTCAATTGTGGTCCATTTCAATATCAAGTCTGGTTTAGTATTCTCTCGAATTCAATTCCTCTCCTTCCAACATCGATATCCAAACGCGGACTAAAGGATTTGAGCCCACGTGTGAGTAACCACTAACGTAGGTAAAGAACTCCTAAAACTAAATCCACTCATCCCACTACCTCCCTTTTCTCGACTCGACCTTC from Zea mays cultivar B73 chromosome 6, Zm-B73-REFERENCE-NAM-5.0, whole genome shotgun sequence harbors:
- the LOC100217021 gene encoding putative leucine-rich repeat transmembrane protein kinase family protein precursor, with the translated sequence MDASSSLSLLALVTMLSLLHSATTDAAAGLPAARTSHRRLLLLHQQDTNLAALPPPARVHVVPVDVHVPSHGTGSFPAASPGPHGGKNGPSEAAPATPATAAAYLSRSMRWLYMVAVPAVALLALAGLACWLLCRKSAVATIGPWKTGLSGQLQKAFVTGVPKLQRSELERACEDFSNIVVSYPHYTVYKGTLSTGVEIAVVSTMITSSKEWTEHSESCFRRKVDALSRINHKNFVNLLGFCEEEEPFTRMMVLEYAPNGTLHESLHAEDFERIAWRGRMRIVMGLAYCVQHMHELSPPVAHPDMQSSSVLLSEDGAAKIADMSVWHEVISQGKTTTNGDEQASSAGLLAGNVYSFGALLLEIISGKLPTPYPAHERSLQMTSALVERVTNDDRSVASLLDPTLGGDHREDELAVIGEVIRACMQSDPRRRPSMREVAARLREAVGISPVAATPRLSPLWWAELEVLSAAEAS